In Salmo trutta unplaced genomic scaffold, fSalTru1.1, whole genome shotgun sequence, one genomic interval encodes:
- the LOC115184125 gene encoding zinc finger protein ZIC 5-like, whose translation MQRPGGRHRHNGHSLLRNNNSMISYIASPPPRASSTGAYAEYSTNNNRPIKPELVCKWTDHEHRDRTSKQRICDQTFSSMHELVDHVSTEHVAGLEPLSHVCMWEECLREGMAFKAKYKLINHIRVHTGEKPFSCTFPDCGKVFARSENLKIHTRTHTGEKPFQCEFPGCLRKFANSSDRKKHSQVHTSAKPYDCKSHGCFKSYTHPSSLRKHMKIHLNALKSSPTSEPIDLSFTGILGKRSSQDYVASRTNCSSSRLSLPPAVSNMKEWYVCTRTTGQGQNYLQLTADQIKSEPCSGDEDYYNTT comes from the exons ATGCAGCGGCCGGGTGGTCGCCATCGCCACAATGGCCACTCTCTGCTCCGCAATAACAATTCCATGATCTCATACATCGCTTCTCCTCCACCGCGCGCTTCCTCCACGGGCGCCTATGCGGAATACTCCACCAACAACAACAGGCCGATAAAGCCCGAGCTGGTCTGCAAATGGACCGACCACGAGCACCGTGACCGAACTTCAAAACAAAGGATATGCGACCAAACTTTCAGCTCCATGCACGAGCTGGTGGACCACGTAAGCACCGAGCACGTCGCTGGGCTCGAGCCCCTGAGCCATGTTTGTATGTGGGAAGAATGCCTGAGAGAAGGAATGGCGTTTAAAGCCAAATATAAACTGATTAACCACATCAGGGTACACACTGGGGAGAAACCGTTCTCCTGCACCTTCCCAGACTGCGGGAAGGTGTTCGCTCGGTCAGAAAACCTCAAGATTCACACGCGCACGCATACAG GTGAGAAGCCATTTCAGTGTGAGTTCCCCGGCTGCCTGCGGAAATTTGCCAACAGCAGTGACCGTAAGAAGCACTCGCAGGTCCACACCAGCGCCAAACCGTACGACTGCAAGTCCCACGGCTGCTTCAAGTCCTACACACACCCCAGCTCCCTCAGAAAACACATGAAGATCCACCTCAACGCACTCAAGTCCTCTCCTACCTCCGAACCCATAGACCTGTCATTCACAGGGATTCTTGGGAAACGTAGTTCCCAGGATTACGTAGCTTCACGGACTAACTGCTCCTCCTCCAGGCTCTCGCTGCCTCCGGCGGTGTCCAACATGAAGGAGTGGTACGTGTGCACCAGGACCACAGGTCAGGGACAGAACTACCTCCAACTCACAGCAGACCAGATCAAGTCAGAACCGTGTAGTGGTGATGAGGACTATTATAACACCACGTAG